One window of Hydractinia symbiolongicarpus strain clone_291-10 chromosome 3, HSymV2.1, whole genome shotgun sequence genomic DNA carries:
- the LOC130636517 gene encoding LOW QUALITY PROTEIN: E3 SUMO-protein ligase RanBP2-like (The sequence of the model RefSeq protein was modified relative to this genomic sequence to represent the inferred CDS: deleted 1 base in 1 codon; substituted 1 base at 1 genomic stop codon), whose amino-acid sequence MFKAPANISPSLGQIFTSHNVDKYIQKEEEKLQSPHEKKGKAFEFACLYFYAQDYVQAKRQLENYLSIQDQDFRVHNLMGGINEAMHNYPDALFSYERSLELCRTQKDILIKVISLCSKYPIDPSRAKVWADKGSQLCPGHPAVFKLKWHLQNDVPSEEEKFKQMKLLIADESLVGIPEMFNRLKLENSKYSSSDLLEELKHAEVKSLQYLYNQAQIYIHFASECGTETIEGEKDYIYYHTKAKGKLLTCISNSDHSPEFKETLLDQLQELQANNAFAATTQPSSKKCLTFQSTVPSQDLNINDPSSSFADVNDVSVLVEKSILEDQLTAKELENQNLRQQLAMLRTQADVQFQQQVMHPQQIMHPQQFVPAHLLAPQQLPHGHQVIPNIPFGPNAPFGPYTPGQQTNGMETPTDLWWDSFSPQASFEKGYFAGLAEHVEQVREESGESEAPTLRDQTEATPTGKTSDITDTKGKTPTTPVVQDTDDIYVEPIVKLTAKSDLETGEEDESTKFVHRSKLYRFDKSAASWKERGVGDVKILINEKTNKARITMRRDVVFRVCCNHFITSDMMLEAKGSACWTWFTPADAVDGEVKPEQFAIKFKTEEIADQFKSSFIECQNLTNPLNTTTKTDKLKSASKDDIASTSSNDQKSSTPASNQNVQQYQNSDLKVVSAPPTTSTQTSMGAFRFKTPENAITESPEGKPIFSFATTQAQNSQEKVNPFLTPQAAPADSSTGYPSFDRFSSTTFKEKDPVKTSPSPFAGFSFKINTATATSTSTNQVTSTTSPSSSPFTGFSFSEKSTGNVIQKSNDTSAPLSQNFPFMSSLLKDTASTSSPPSSLSAPPTSKPGDSPVIIPGMNTLPTXICANHAIMPSMELSPLNNSDKAWTWFTQADICDGETKADQFALRFKTAEIANDFKENFKKCKNLISNDLAKQVKKPGGSQSKPNFFFKLAPKERSRSCPTCLIQNDGVSMKCPACQTDNPDARVSVTQTSENTSAGKNSTGVFKFGKKLDNTPIALAFTFGTKTDNTSGASPFSFRKEKNGTPAAKSINFGNKKEDTSTSSPFSFGKKTEDTTAAPSFSFGKKTEDSSVALSFSFDDKTDDTSGTFPFSFGKKTKNTTAAPLFSFGNKKDDTLTVDGLTNQQE is encoded by the exons ATGTTTAAAGCACCTGCCAATATAAGTCCTTCTCTAGGACAGATATTTACTTCACACAATGTTGACAAATACAtccaaaaagaagaagaaaaattgcaaAGTCCACATGAG aaaaagggTAAAGCTTTTGAATTTGCGTGTCTGTATTTCTATGCACAAGACTATGTGCAAGCGAAAAG ACAACTAGAGAATTACCTTAGTATCCAAGATCAGGATTTCAG GGTTCATAATTTAATGGGGGGAATAAACGAAGCAATGCATAATTATCCTGATGCGTTATTTTCCTATGAAAG atcctTAGAACTCTGTCGCACACAGAAGGACATTCTCATCAAAG tgaTCTCGTTATGCAGCAAGTATCCCATAGATCCTTCCCGTGCAAAG GTATGGGCTGATAAGGGTTCACAATTATGTCCCGGTCATCCAGCTGTCTTCAAACTGAAG TGGCATCTACAGAATGATGTACCTTCTGAggaagaaaaatttaaacagatGAAATTACTCATTGCTGATGAATCG ttaGTTGGAATTCCTGAAATGTTTAATCGCTTAAAATTAGAAAACTCGAAATATTCTTCCAGTGACCTGTTAGAAGAATTAAAACATGCCGAAGTGAAAAGTTTACAATACTTGTACAACCAAGCTCAG ATATACATCCACTTTGCGTCTGAATGTGGCACTGAAACCATTGAAGGGGAAAAAGATTATATCTATTACCATACTAAGGCTAAAGGAAAGTTATTAACTTGCATCAGTAACTCAGATCATTCGCCAGAATTCAAAGAGACACTTCTTGACCAGTTACAAGAACTACAAGCCAATAATGCTTTTGCTGCTACTACCCAACCTTCTAGCAAAAAATGCCTTACTTTTCAGTCTACTGTACCATCTCAAGATTTAAATATTAATGACCCGTCATCATCTTTTGCTGATGTAAATGATGTATCTGTTCTAgtggaaaaaagtattttagaaGATCAACTAACAGCAAAGGAGTTAGAAAACCAAAACTTACGCCAGCAATTGGCCATGCTGAGGACACAAGCTGATGTGCAATTTCAACAACAAGTTATGCACCCACAGCAGATTATGCATCCACAGCAGTTTGTACCAGCGCATTTGCTTGCTCCTCAACAGCTACCACATGGACACCAAGTTATTCCGAACATACCATTTGGTCCCAACGCACCATTTGGCCCTTATACACCTGGTCAACAAACAAATGGGATGGAGACACCTACAGATCTCTGGTGGGATTCCTTCTCCCCACAGGCATCATTTGAAAAAGGTTATTTCGCTGGTCTTGCAGAGCATGTTGAGCAGGTAAGGGAAGAGAGTGGAGAAAGTGAAGCACCAACCCTGCGTGATCAAACAGAGGCAACGCCTACAGGAAAAACCTCTGACATAACTGATACTAAAGGAAAGACACCAACTACTCCTGTTGTTCAAGACACAGATGATATCTATGTTGAACCTATAGTCAAGCTTACTGCCAAAAGTGATTTAGAAACAGGAGAGGAAGATGAAAGCACTAAGTTTGTTCACCGTTCTAAACTTTATCGCTTTGACAAAAGTGCTGCTTCTTGGAAAGAACGGGGTGTTGGCGATGTGAAAATACTGATCAATGAAAAGACGAACAAAGCTCGTATTACTATGCGACGAGACGTTGTGTTTCGTGTGTGTTGCAACCATTTTATTACTTCAGATATGATGTTAGAAGCAAAAGGAAGCGCTTGTTGGACCTGGTTTACTCCTGCTGATGctgtagatggagaagtgaagcCAGAGCAGTTTgcaattaaatttaaaactgaAGAAATCGCTGACCAATTTAAATCATCATTTATTGAATGTCAAAATTTGACGAATCCCTTAAACACCACAACAAAAACAGATAAATTGAAATCAGCTTCTAAAGATGATATTGCCAGTACTTCATCCAATGATCAGAAATCGTCCACaccagcgtccaatcaaaatgTACAACAATATCAAAACAGTGATTTGAAAGTGGTTTCTGCCCCACCTACAACATCTACGCAAACTTCTATGGGAGCTTTTAGGTTTAAAACTCCAGAAAATGCTATCACAGAATCTCCTGAAGGAAAAccaatatttagctttgccACAACGCAGGCTCAAAATTCGCAAGAAAAGGTCAACCCATTCCTAACGCCACAAGCCGCACCAGCTGATAGTTCTACCGGATATCCTAGCTTTGACAGGTTCAGTTCAACTACATTTAAGGAAAAAGATCCAGTAAAAACCTCGCCAAGTCCTTTTGCAGGATTTTCGTTTAAAATTAACACAGCAACTGCAACATCAACTAGTACAAACCAAGTTACATCAACGACATCGCCGTCATCCAGTCCATTTACTGGATTCAGTTTCTCAGAAAAATCAACAGGGAATGTAATTCAAAAATCCAATGATACTAGTGCTCCTTTGTCACAAAACTTCCCATTTATGTCGTCATTGCTTAAAGATACAGCATCAACTAGCTCTCCACCTTCGAGTTTGAGTGCTCCTCCTACCTCTAAACCAGGAGACTCACCTGTTATTATACCTGGTATGAATACTCTACCTACATAAA TCTGTGCGAACCATGCTATCATGCCCTCCATGGAATTGTCGCCACTTAACAATTCAGACAAAGCGTGGACCTGGTTCACTCAAGCAGATATCTGTGATGGTGAAACAAAGGCTGACCAGTTTGCTCTTAGGTTTAAGACAGCAGAAATTGCAAATGATTTTAAGGAAAACTTTAAGAAGTGTAAGAACTTGATCAGTAATGACTTAGCGAAACAAGTTAAAAAGCCTGGAGGCTCTCAAAGTAAACCAAACTTCTTCTTTAAATTGGCTCCGAAAGAACGATCCCGGTCTTGTCCCACTTGTCTAATCCAAAATGATGGAGTTTCAATGAAATGTCCAGCGTGCCAAACTGATAATCCAGATGCAAGAGTAAGTGTGACGCAAACTTCAGAAAATACTTCTGCAGGGAAAAACAGCACTGGAGTATTTAAATTTGGTAAAAAATTGGATAACACACCTATTGCTTTGGCATTTACTTTTGGTACTAAAACAGATAATACATCAGGAGCTTCTCCGTTTAGTTTCAGGAAGGAAAAAAACGGCACCCCTGCTGCTAAGTCAATTaattttggtaataaaaaagaAGATACTTCAACATCTTCTCCATTTAGTTTCGGCAAGAAAACTGAAGACACCACTGCTGCGCCGTCATTCAGTTTTGGCAAGAAAACTGAAGACTCTTCTGTTGCACTATCATTTAGTTTCGATGATAAAACTGATGATACATCAGGAACTTTTCCATTCAGTTTTGGCAAGAAAACTAAAAACACCACAGCTGCTCCGCTATTTAGTTTTGGTAATAAAAAGGATGATACATTAACCGTTGATGGACTTACCAACCAGCAAGAATGA